The Oscillatoria sp. FACHB-1407 genome includes a region encoding these proteins:
- the rpsU gene encoding 30S ribosomal protein S21, protein MAEVRLGENESIESALRRFKKKIQKAGILFEVRRRERYEKPSLRRKKKVEAARKRRV, encoded by the coding sequence GTGGCAGAGGTTCGTCTGGGAGAAAATGAATCAATTGAATCGGCGTTGAGACGCTTTAAAAAGAAAATCCAGAAAGCTGGCATCTTATTTGAAGTGAGACGGCGAGAAAGGTACGAAAAACCTAGTTTGCGTCGCAAAAAGAAAGTTGAAGCTGCCCGCAAACGTCGTGTCTAG
- a CDS encoding PhoH family protein, protein MGTSRTIELPSPESAIALAGQQEENLKQLAQQTGASIVLRGQQLLISGSDKQVELSERLVRSLEPYWSIGKSITGVDILTARHALDTQRPEDLQALQQDVVGRTRRGEEIRAKTFRQRQYVQAIRTHDLTFCIGPAGTGKTFLAAVLAVQALLSGQYERLILTRPAVEAGEKLGFLPGDLQQKVNPYLRPLYDALYEMTDPEKISGLMERGIIEVAPIAYMRGRTLNNSFIILDEAQNTTPAQMKMVLTRLGFRSRMVVTGDTTQTDLPPNQASGLVVAQRILQHVEGIAFCHLSKADVVRHSLVQRIVTAYESYEQHS, encoded by the coding sequence ATGGGCACATCACGAACAATTGAATTGCCAAGTCCTGAGAGCGCGATCGCTCTTGCAGGACAACAGGAAGAAAATTTGAAACAACTGGCACAGCAGACCGGAGCCTCGATTGTGTTGCGGGGGCAGCAGTTGCTGATTTCTGGCAGCGACAAACAGGTCGAGTTGAGTGAACGCCTGGTGCGATCGCTTGAACCCTACTGGAGCATTGGCAAAAGCATCACGGGTGTAGATATTTTGACGGCTCGCCATGCTTTGGATACACAACGCCCGGAAGATCTGCAAGCCTTGCAGCAAGACGTTGTAGGGCGTACCCGACGCGGCGAGGAAATTCGAGCCAAGACGTTTCGGCAACGACAATATGTCCAAGCCATACGGACGCACGATCTGACGTTTTGCATCGGTCCTGCTGGAACGGGCAAAACTTTTTTAGCGGCTGTCTTAGCTGTTCAAGCCTTGTTGTCGGGTCAATATGAGCGGTTAATTTTAACGCGGCCTGCCGTTGAAGCAGGAGAGAAACTGGGCTTTTTGCCGGGGGACTTGCAGCAAAAGGTCAATCCCTATCTGCGTCCGCTCTATGATGCGCTGTATGAAATGACCGACCCCGAAAAAATTTCTGGCTTGATGGAGCGGGGCATTATCGAGGTGGCTCCCATTGCCTATATGCGAGGTCGCACGCTCAATAATTCGTTCATCATTTTAGATGAGGCACAAAACACCACTCCTGCCCAAATGAAGATGGTATTGACCCGCCTTGGGTTTCGCTCGCGCATGGTCGTGACAGGCGACACAACCCAAACAGACTTACCTCCAAATCAAGCATCTGGTTTAGTGGTGGCTCAGCGCATTCTGCAACATGTAGAGGGCATTGCCTTCTGCCATTTGTCGAAAGCTGATGTAGTGCGACATTCGCTGGTGCAACGCATTGTCACAGCGTATGAAAGCTATGAGCAACATTCTTAG
- a CDS encoding Npt1/Npt2 family nucleotide transporter, with the protein MELNRWSTTGEGALGRRLLRWLNLRPEESERTFLMFAFYTATSMGLVWFEASTVALFLDRYNVEYWLPWIYVASAGTGSFLGFVYSRLQKILPLRWVIVIVALLMAFPILGFRIGLGWEDKAPLFAGIAAVGITVFLMRLWLEAVYVLHDLNTSITANQLFNIREIKRAYPLISSGILVADVLSGFSLQLLVRVVQNLSNVILLAFGLMLIGAGILLYLCQTYQQAFPDSPRRLQEQQPEFTNRRLQGPLRRYVLFLFGFFILAQVLFLLVDFQFLSQLQQQSGPEGTELSASQIAGFLGLFNGVLGICELLMQWLASSRVIERLGVFASAMLLPGAIAILGTLSTTLLLTGFGQAPLLFGSLVLLKFLDELLHYTLFASVGPVLFQPIPDTMRGGLQAVVRGIAEPLSTGATGLAILGLVWLSQQAGVQMQGRQDILLAIVILAMLWFACIWYLRTQYVGLLVLSAERGQLSVSDVDLRELKRAVVEALDQPGTEADKRSCIELLSHIDPKNLGEVLAPLLIKLPPSLQRQSLEEMMVYPNPAYLDQVRALMRQPLRPEVLAVALRYVWLTEENADIEELRHFLRPSEDPVVRGTAASILLRRGDGQQKAEATETLRRMLTHERERERVMGCRALGEAVYMQSLRLHIDRLLQDESLRVRCALLEAIAATHLEEYYPSLLKGLHYKSTREAAMQALVRLENEAIPMLVKLGEDVRKSELVRTTAWSTIGQIGTIEALDALVSYLMTSWGSMRRNILRILLHLPQEKGIDIVSDTLGRSGVESLINQELRCMGQIYASLIDFDPNQVSGMEAELLYRALLDMQADAIQRLFLLMRFLYPSSAIRAADFNLQSGSWENVGRGLEILDNTLDIPGKRAVLSILDRRSDQEKMESLSDYVVYTPMTPSQRLRQLLELRHFLSDWALACCFHVARQSRWSVTTEQAVFGLQHPTGFVREAVLGYLRIASPRVLRELLPMLKDDPDQLVAAQVKNLLAEPKLRSLRETHKGSPHPLPPKIIKSNGAVRFPNEPGFAPP; encoded by the coding sequence ATGGAACTCAATCGGTGGTCTACAACAGGTGAAGGAGCGTTAGGACGGAGGTTGTTACGGTGGTTAAATCTCCGACCTGAAGAGAGTGAACGTACCTTCTTAATGTTTGCCTTCTACACGGCCACCTCCATGGGTCTGGTGTGGTTTGAAGCCAGTACAGTTGCCTTATTTTTGGATCGCTATAACGTTGAGTATTGGCTTCCCTGGATTTATGTTGCCAGTGCAGGGACTGGGTCTTTCCTGGGTTTTGTCTATTCTCGGCTACAAAAAATCCTGCCACTGCGTTGGGTGATCGTCATCGTTGCATTGTTGATGGCGTTCCCCATTCTGGGCTTTCGGATTGGTTTGGGATGGGAAGACAAAGCCCCACTCTTCGCCGGGATCGCGGCGGTCGGTATCACCGTTTTCCTGATGCGGTTGTGGTTAGAAGCGGTTTACGTCTTGCATGACCTCAACACGTCCATTACTGCCAACCAGCTCTTTAACATTCGAGAAATCAAACGCGCCTACCCTCTCATTAGCAGCGGCATTTTAGTCGCAGATGTGTTGAGTGGCTTTTCGCTGCAACTGCTGGTGCGCGTTGTCCAAAACCTGAGCAACGTCATTTTGTTGGCGTTTGGCTTGATGCTGATTGGCGCAGGGATTCTCCTATATCTGTGCCAGACCTATCAGCAAGCCTTTCCTGATTCGCCACGAAGACTGCAAGAACAGCAACCCGAATTTACCAATCGCCGTCTCCAGGGTCCGTTGCGCCGCTATGTGCTGTTTTTGTTCGGGTTCTTTATCCTGGCACAGGTACTGTTTTTGCTGGTTGATTTCCAGTTTCTCAGTCAACTGCAACAACAGTCAGGTCCAGAGGGAACTGAACTGAGTGCGAGTCAGATTGCTGGATTCCTGGGTTTGTTTAACGGGGTACTGGGTATTTGTGAGTTGCTTATGCAGTGGTTAGCATCAAGCCGCGTGATTGAACGGCTTGGTGTGTTTGCGTCAGCAATGCTGTTGCCTGGGGCGATCGCCATTCTGGGTACCCTGTCTACAACCTTACTCTTGACTGGCTTTGGGCAAGCTCCTCTGCTCTTTGGCAGTCTGGTTCTACTGAAGTTTTTGGACGAGCTATTACACTACACGCTATTTGCTAGCGTCGGTCCTGTACTGTTCCAACCCATTCCAGATACTATGCGGGGTGGGCTGCAAGCGGTAGTGCGTGGGATTGCCGAACCCCTCTCCACGGGAGCAACGGGGTTAGCCATCCTGGGATTGGTGTGGCTCAGCCAACAGGCTGGGGTGCAGATGCAGGGCAGGCAGGACATTTTACTGGCGATCGTGATTCTGGCGATGCTCTGGTTTGCTTGCATCTGGTATTTGCGGACGCAATACGTCGGGCTGTTAGTGCTAAGTGCAGAACGGGGTCAACTGAGTGTGTCTGATGTTGACCTGCGAGAACTCAAACGAGCCGTTGTTGAAGCTCTGGATCAACCGGGCACTGAGGCAGATAAGCGATCGTGTATTGAGTTATTGAGCCATATTGACCCTAAAAATTTGGGTGAAGTCTTAGCTCCATTGCTGATTAAGTTGCCACCATCATTGCAACGCCAGAGCCTAGAGGAAATGATGGTGTATCCCAATCCGGCTTATCTGGATCAGGTGAGAGCCTTGATGAGACAACCGCTGCGCCCTGAGGTGTTGGCGGTGGCATTGCGCTATGTTTGGTTAACAGAAGAAAACGCCGATATTGAAGAGTTGCGTCACTTCCTTCGTCCGAGTGAAGATCCCGTTGTGCGTGGAACGGCTGCCTCAATTCTGCTACGACGTGGGGATGGGCAACAAAAAGCAGAAGCAACCGAAACCCTGCGACGTATGTTGACCCACGAGCGGGAGCGGGAACGGGTGATGGGTTGTCGGGCGTTAGGGGAAGCTGTTTATATGCAATCCCTGCGGCTACATATTGACCGATTGTTGCAGGATGAGTCGTTGCGGGTGCGCTGTGCCCTGTTGGAGGCGATCGCCGCAACGCACTTAGAAGAATACTATCCCTCCCTCCTGAAAGGCTTGCACTATAAGTCAACCCGTGAGGCAGCTATGCAAGCTCTGGTGAGGCTTGAGAATGAGGCAATCCCCATGTTGGTGAAACTGGGTGAAGATGTCCGCAAGTCAGAGTTAGTTAGAACAACCGCCTGGAGCACGATTGGGCAAATTGGCACGATTGAGGCACTGGATGCATTAGTCTCTTACCTCATGACCTCTTGGGGGTCGATGCGCCGTAATATTCTGCGCATCCTCTTACATCTACCCCAGGAAAAAGGTATCGACATCGTTTCAGACACCCTCGGTCGTAGTGGAGTCGAGAGCTTGATCAACCAGGAACTCCGATGCATGGGACAAATTTATGCCAGCTTGATTGATTTTGACCCCAATCAGGTGTCCGGTATGGAAGCTGAGTTGTTGTATCGTGCTCTGTTAGACATGCAAGCTGACGCCATTCAACGGTTATTTTTGTTGATGCGCTTTTTGTATCCCTCCAGTGCGATCAGGGCAGCTGACTTTAACTTACAGTCTGGCTCCTGGGAAAATGTGGGACGCGGCCTGGAAATCTTAGACAACACTCTGGATATCCCCGGAAAACGAGCCGTTCTGAGTATTCTCGATCGCCGCAGTGATCAGGAAAAGATGGAGAGCTTATCCGATTATGTCGTTTATACACCGATGACTCCGAGTCAGCGGTTGCGCCAGTTGTTGGAGTTGCGTCATTTTCTGTCAGATTGGGCATTGGCGTGTTGTTTTCATGTCGCCCGACAGTCTCGTTGGAGTGTGACGACAGAACAGGCGGTATTTGGTTTACAACACCCAACGGGGTTTGTGCGCGAGGCAGTGTTGGGATATCTGAGAATTGCTTCACCGCGCGTGTTGCGAGAGCTATTGCCAATGCTCAAGGATGACCCTGATCAGCTCGTTGCCGCTCAGGTGAAAAACCTTTTGGCAGAACCGAAGTTGCGATCTCTTCGAGAGACCCACAAGGGGTCGCCCCATCCCTTACCTCCCAAAATCATCAAGTCCAATGGTGCTGTTCGCTTCCCCAATGAACCCGGATTTGCCCCTCCGTGA
- a CDS encoding Crp/Fnr family transcriptional regulator, whose product MLTSVDRLLFVRGVPIFKELRDDFLVRLASIMDELSFPAKHTIFTQGQEGRSLYILVSGRVRVHVSSRELARLEQGACFGEMSLFDAEPRSASITTLEPCECLILTQQQLYEAIDETPGIAVNIIRLLSRRIRELNIKLNAQNEGVRKLPPIIHEKLAEL is encoded by the coding sequence ATGCTAACCAGTGTTGATCGGTTGCTATTTGTTAGAGGAGTTCCAATCTTTAAAGAATTGCGGGATGACTTCCTCGTCAGATTGGCATCCATTATGGATGAGTTGTCATTTCCCGCTAAACATACGATCTTTACTCAGGGACAAGAGGGGCGATCGCTCTACATTTTGGTGTCAGGTCGAGTCCGAGTCCACGTTAGTAGTCGCGAGTTGGCACGGTTAGAACAAGGGGCGTGTTTTGGGGAGATGTCGTTGTTTGATGCAGAACCCCGTTCAGCCTCCATCACTACCCTGGAGCCCTGCGAATGTCTGATCCTGACGCAACAACAACTCTACGAGGCGATCGATGAGACTCCGGGTATCGCTGTTAACATCATTCGCTTGTTGTCGCGACGCATTCGTGAGTTAAACATCAAACTCAATGCTCAAAACGAAGGGGTTCGCAAACTGCCCCCCATCATTCACGAAAAGTTGGCGGAACTGTAG
- a CDS encoding S1C family serine protease, producing the protein MTLLKLVSNDNSSTEAVSTPPSTTDLSVTDAVLLDAYSQTVMQVAEKVSPSVVNIEVYQAQQGRSQRGQWRRQDEAKGNGSGFIITPDGYILTNSHVVSGASRIEVTLADGRKLSAELVGDDPDTDLAVIRIHAAQLAPVTMGDSASVRVGQVAIAIGNPYGFQATVTAGVVSALGRSFRSRSGRLIDDVLQTDAALNPGNSGGPLVNSRGEVIGVNTAVILPAQGICFATAVNTAKFVAARLIKDGKIQRGYIGVVGQNTPLHRRLVRFHDLLVESGVLVISTEPGSPAQQTGLHQGDVIIGFGNRPIANIDDLHRYLAEHPLGVRSSITILRGTEKVALPIVPEAVKGARG; encoded by the coding sequence GTGACGCTATTGAAACTTGTATCTAATGACAATAGTTCGACTGAGGCGGTATCAACTCCCCCATCGACTACCGATTTGTCTGTTACAGACGCCGTGCTGTTGGATGCCTATTCTCAAACCGTAATGCAGGTGGCAGAAAAGGTGAGCCCATCCGTCGTCAACATTGAGGTCTATCAAGCGCAACAGGGGCGATCTCAGCGAGGGCAATGGAGGCGACAGGATGAGGCAAAGGGCAACGGGTCTGGCTTTATCATCACACCGGATGGCTACATTCTCACCAATAGTCACGTCGTGAGTGGAGCCTCTCGCATTGAGGTGACATTAGCCGATGGACGCAAACTCAGTGCAGAGTTAGTAGGCGATGATCCCGATACCGATCTGGCAGTCATCCGTATTCATGCGGCTCAACTCGCGCCTGTGACTATGGGCGACTCAGCAAGCGTTCGAGTGGGACAGGTAGCGATCGCCATTGGTAACCCCTATGGCTTTCAAGCAACGGTAACGGCTGGTGTCGTGAGTGCCTTGGGGCGATCGTTTCGTTCTCGCTCAGGAAGATTGATTGATGATGTGTTGCAAACGGATGCAGCACTAAACCCCGGCAACTCTGGCGGTCCACTCGTGAACTCTCGTGGTGAAGTGATTGGAGTGAATACCGCCGTGATTTTACCTGCTCAAGGTATTTGTTTTGCCACTGCCGTCAACACTGCCAAGTTTGTAGCTGCTCGGCTCATCAAAGATGGCAAAATTCAGCGTGGCTACATTGGTGTAGTGGGACAAAATACCCCATTACATCGTCGTCTAGTCCGTTTTCACGATCTGCTGGTTGAGAGCGGTGTGTTGGTGATCTCGACAGAACCGGGTAGCCCCGCCCAGCAAACGGGGTTGCATCAGGGAGATGTGATTATCGGCTTTGGCAACCGACCCATTGCCAACATCGATGACCTCCATCGTTATCTTGCAGAACACCCGCTCGGAGTCCGCTCATCCATTACCATTCTCAGGGGAACCGAAAAAGTGGCTCTACCGATCGTGCCCGAAGCAGTGAAGGGGGCGAGAGGTTAA
- a CDS encoding stage II sporulation protein M: MNIQRWIARREPDWKRLDALLKQVERKGLKSLRANEIKLLASLYRSVSADLARIRSNPVSQSLTQELQLLTSRGYNQIYQGSRRQEWNSALEFCLWGFPATVQRNFAYIAVATALFLLGGLIGWWFSWRDPAFMALVVPEELISKVRDRGELWMGSIIGIEPLASSGIMINNIAVSLFAIFGGVTMFLPEIPMLTPPGVFTVYLLFMNGLLIGAVATLVGQNNLAYPFWAFVFPHGSLELPAIFFAGGAGLLLARGILFPGKYRRPDALRYYGIQAAQLVCGIIPLLVVAGVIEGFFSPNPAIPDAFKYLAGITLFALLVAYCSRRKPKEEGSGSGE; the protein is encoded by the coding sequence ATGAACATTCAACGCTGGATTGCCCGCCGTGAACCGGATTGGAAACGTTTAGATGCTCTGCTGAAACAGGTCGAACGCAAGGGCTTGAAATCGTTGAGAGCTAATGAGATCAAGCTGTTGGCTAGCCTGTATCGGTCGGTTTCGGCCGATTTAGCCCGAATTAGAAGCAATCCAGTGAGTCAATCGCTCACTCAAGAACTGCAACTGTTAACCTCACGAGGATACAACCAGATTTATCAGGGATCGCGGCGACAAGAGTGGAACTCCGCCCTGGAATTTTGCCTCTGGGGGTTTCCAGCAACCGTGCAACGCAACTTTGCTTACATTGCTGTGGCAACTGCCCTATTTCTGTTGGGAGGCTTAATTGGCTGGTGGTTTTCCTGGCGAGATCCAGCGTTTATGGCATTGGTGGTGCCGGAGGAGTTGATTTCCAAAGTGCGCGATCGCGGTGAGTTGTGGATGGGGTCAATCATTGGTATTGAGCCGCTTGCCTCTAGTGGCATCATGATCAACAACATCGCTGTATCCCTGTTTGCCATCTTTGGAGGGGTGACGATGTTTCTACCAGAAATACCAATGCTGACTCCGCCAGGGGTGTTTACGGTGTACCTGCTGTTTATGAATGGGCTGTTAATTGGAGCCGTTGCCACACTGGTTGGGCAAAACAATCTAGCCTATCCCTTTTGGGCGTTTGTGTTTCCTCACGGGTCGCTAGAGTTACCAGCTATCTTTTTCGCCGGAGGAGCGGGATTACTGCTAGCAAGGGGAATTCTCTTTCCAGGAAAATATCGTCGCCCCGATGCCTTACGCTATTACGGCATACAAGCTGCCCAGTTAGTCTGCGGTATTATTCCGCTATTAGTTGTGGCAGGAGTGATTGAAGGCTTCTTCTCACCCAACCCTGCTATTCCAGATGCCTTCAAATATTTAGCTGGGATTACCCTATTTGCATTGTTAGTCGCTTACTGTAGTCGCCGCAAACCCAAAGAGGAAGGGAGTGGAAGTGGAGAATAA
- the trmD gene encoding tRNA (guanosine(37)-N1)-methyltransferase TrmD — protein MRFDIITLFPDFFTSPLNSGLLGKALAKQIAAVSLINPRDFALDKHRRVDDEPYGGGVGMLMKPEPIFAAVESVPVLPRRQVLLMTPQGQTMNQKLFQELSTNFDQLVVICGHYEGLDERVLHLVNREVSLGDFVLTCGEIPALTLLNGVIRLLPGTVGKEESLKAESFEAGLLDYPQYTRPAEFRGLTVPEVLLSGNHQAIAQWRREQQIQRTRDRRPDLYEAWLKAEEPGSREEGI, from the coding sequence GTGCGATTTGACATCATTACACTATTTCCAGATTTCTTTACATCTCCCCTCAATTCCGGTTTGTTGGGCAAAGCTCTGGCAAAACAAATTGCAGCTGTTTCTCTGATTAACCCGCGAGACTTTGCCCTTGACAAGCATCGGCGGGTAGATGATGAGCCTTATGGCGGTGGCGTAGGCATGCTAATGAAGCCAGAGCCAATTTTTGCGGCTGTCGAGTCAGTTCCCGTTTTACCCCGGCGACAGGTGCTTTTGATGACCCCTCAGGGGCAGACAATGAACCAAAAATTATTTCAGGAATTATCAACGAACTTTGACCAACTCGTTGTGATTTGTGGACATTACGAAGGATTAGATGAGCGTGTGTTACATCTGGTCAATCGGGAAGTCTCCTTGGGAGATTTTGTCCTGACCTGCGGTGAAATTCCGGCTCTGACGCTGCTCAATGGGGTGATTCGACTGTTGCCGGGTACGGTGGGTAAGGAAGAATCGCTGAAGGCAGAGAGCTTTGAAGCAGGGTTGCTCGATTATCCGCAATATACTCGTCCGGCTGAGTTTCGTGGCTTGACAGTCCCAGAGGTATTGCTATCTGGTAATCATCAAGCGATCGCCCAGTGGCGACGAGAGCAGCAAATTCAACGAACCCGCGATCGCCGTCCTGACTTATATGAGGCTTGGCTGAAGGCAGAGGAACCAGGGAGTCGTGAGGAGGGAATTTAA
- a CDS encoding cyanophycinase — translation MLQLESQFSPQRMSQSTKTAVMVIGGAEDKVHGRQILHTFYNRAGGTDAQIAIIPCASRDPEAIGHRYQDIFTDMGAKAIEILDIREREQGQDSLWQSFIHNCTGVFMTGGDQLRLCGLMADTPIMDTIRIRAQLGEITLAGTSAGAAVMGQHMIAGGGSGESPNRSLVDLTTGLGIIPDVIVDQHFHNRNRMARLMSAIAAYPDKLGIGIDEDTCALFESSRSFQVIGKGTVTVIDPAEMCHTNYQDIGTTDPLSIHNLRVHILSHGDRYDIHKRSSTTESH, via the coding sequence ATGCTGCAACTAGAATCTCAATTTTCTCCACAGAGGATGTCTCAATCCACAAAAACTGCCGTTATGGTCATCGGCGGCGCAGAAGACAAAGTTCACGGTCGTCAAATCCTCCATACTTTTTATAATCGAGCCGGAGGAACAGACGCCCAAATTGCCATCATTCCTTGTGCATCACGCGATCCCGAAGCGATCGGGCACCGCTACCAGGATATCTTTACGGATATGGGGGCGAAAGCGATCGAGATTCTTGATATCCGCGAACGCGAACAAGGGCAAGACTCCCTCTGGCAATCCTTCATTCATAACTGCACTGGGGTTTTTATGACTGGAGGTGACCAATTGCGCCTTTGTGGTCTGATGGCAGATACCCCCATTATGGACACGATTCGGATTCGTGCCCAGTTGGGTGAAATTACGCTGGCAGGCACCAGTGCAGGAGCCGCTGTGATGGGGCAACATATGATCGCCGGAGGAGGCAGTGGTGAATCTCCTAATCGATCCCTGGTGGATCTGACGACTGGATTGGGTATCATTCCAGACGTCATTGTGGATCAGCACTTCCACAACCGGAACCGGATGGCGCGGTTGATGAGTGCGATCGCGGCTTATCCTGACAAACTCGGTATTGGCATTGATGAAGATACCTGTGCTCTGTTTGAAAGTAGCCGCTCTTTTCAAGTAATTGGCAAAGGCACTGTGACGGTGATTGATCCGGCAGAGATGTGCCATACCAATTATCAAGATATCGGCACCACCGATCCCCTCAGCATTCATAATCTGCGGGTTCACATCTTGAGTCATGGCGATCGCTACGACATTCACAAACGTAGCTCCACTACAGAATCTCACTAA